One stretch of Candidatus Beckwithbacteria bacterium DNA includes these proteins:
- a CDS encoding twin-arginine translocase TatA/TatE family subunit, whose protein sequence is MFSNLGTTEIIIIVAVLVILFGAKFLPKMGKNLGQSKVEIKKAAKDLKTAIKDKE, encoded by the coding sequence ATGTTCAGTAATCTGGGAACAACCGAGATTATAATCATTGTGGCAGTCTTGGTAATACTCTTTGGCGCTAAATTTCTCCCCAAAATGGGTAAAAATCTGGGGCAATCCAAGGTTGAAATTAAAAAAGCCGCTAAAGACCTAAAAACAGCCATTAAAGACAAGGAGTAA
- the tatA gene encoding twin-arginine translocase TatA/TatE family subunit — MFKNIGTTEIIVIAVIILVLFGGKKIPELMRGIGQSIKEFRKASKENKEDK; from the coding sequence ATGTTTAAAAACATCGGTACCACAGAAATCATCGTAATTGCCGTCATCATTTTAGTCCTTTTCGGAGGCAAGAAAATTCCGGAATTGATGCGCGGTATTGGCCAATCAATCAAAGAATTCAGAAAGGCCAGTAAAGAAAATAAAGAAGATAAATAA
- a CDS encoding SH3 domain-containing protein has protein sequence MPYLLALTFFLFATPASAANYQQCFTSSTCTIGEFLYDDQYQPITTATCSATIKYPDGGNFLTGNIATGSADAWYAYEATIGTTTGLYRTNLCCTTPTAEYLCIDKSFEVTASPSATLTSADIWNYTSRTLTGYGSLITDIWASTSRSLTGFGSLAADVWNSSSRSLTSFGDLVANIWSSSTTATTGPAQTLTVITTEQTKQRELLEKLVNAPIVSLSLEENQVIPNLNVKLKESQTQANALYDTVKSAKSRLLVLNSKWGQLSQNAITQEITSLSSLFQNYPPLTSLTAGWNAPIIALLNQSAVNFNLSLAPLLTSAAVSKPKLAPSALLNSLEYLNNLEADVGDITSVSNNTTLYGYLAQVSERNVVLETERQKLAVILENWDGQGENILSQTVNNTRDRLLALNQYPGGANLTKPTKISSNQKLNLKNIVFNLQALLGLNQQMLAQAVGTPIRSLWLEEGSIIFRAVITNPSTIISQTVPLKFYLPRELKTEDIVTLDPSLNTQYDAVEDALYVTGSYELKPEETKLVFVEVQDIWQLAPAELETIRKQAAELLRPIEKTSYFSQGTVLKSQIEVTLDKILMAQKKAITPENRIRAFREARLELNGVNANMTRLQDLVAEASGTGSIFGFVGGVQTVAVWGILLIVIASFVFLTIYMRQLSRRRPKLKITTPEITPKHSFWTSPAVIPIIIIFTSVATATITQLLLKSRAAPAQIQQLMPPEPSPELASPLASPQPSGVGGSPASPSASPKNQNINIKNEKEVLGESIPSRLTVPENSSVNIRSKPSSAAPVIMTVKTSIDVFVFSKSDDWSRIDFGPNDANQSWWVSSQFLD, from the coding sequence ATGCCCTACCTACTTGCCCTCACCTTTTTCCTCTTCGCTACTCCGGCCTCAGCCGCTAATTACCAACAGTGTTTCACCTCCTCTACCTGCACCATCGGCGAGTTTTTGTATGACGACCAATATCAACCAATAACCACCGCCACCTGTTCCGCCACCATTAAATATCCTGACGGAGGCAATTTTTTAACAGGAAATATTGCCACCGGCTCCGCTGATGCCTGGTATGCTTATGAAGCCACCATCGGCACCACCACCGGACTGTACCGCACCAACCTCTGCTGTACGACTCCCACTGCCGAATATCTTTGTATTGATAAATCATTTGAAGTCACTGCCAGCCCCAGCGCCACCCTGACTTCTGCAGACATTTGGAATTATACTTCCCGGACCTTAACCGGCTATGGTTCCCTGATTACTGATATCTGGGCCTCTACTTCCCGCTCCCTGACCGGTTTCGGCTCTCTTGCCGCTGATGTTTGGAATAGTTCCTCCCGCTCGCTTACCTCTTTCGGTGACTTGGTGGCCAATATTTGGAGCAGTAGCACGACCGCCACCACCGGCCCGGCCCAAACCTTAACCGTCATCACCACGGAACAAACTAAGCAACGGGAATTACTGGAAAAATTGGTCAACGCACCGATAGTCTCTTTGTCATTGGAAGAAAATCAGGTAATCCCCAACTTAAACGTTAAGCTGAAAGAAAGCCAAACTCAGGCCAATGCCCTTTATGACACGGTCAAGAGCGCCAAATCCCGTCTGTTAGTTTTAAACAGCAAATGGGGCCAATTGAGCCAAAACGCCATCACCCAGGAAATTACCTCGCTCTCTTCTTTGTTTCAAAATTATCCGCCTTTAACCAGCCTGACTGCCGGCTGGAACGCGCCGATTATCGCCTTACTTAATCAATCCGCTGTCAACTTCAATCTCTCTCTCGCTCCTTTGCTAACCAGCGCGGCTGTTTCCAAACCAAAACTAGCTCCTTCTGCTTTATTAAATAGCTTAGAATACCTTAATAATCTCGAGGCTGATGTGGGTGACATTACCAGTGTCAGTAATAACACCACTCTGTACGGTTATCTGGCCCAAGTGAGCGAACGTAACGTTGTTCTGGAAACAGAAAGACAAAAATTGGCGGTTATTTTGGAAAACTGGGATGGCCAAGGTGAAAACATTCTGTCACAAACCGTAAACAACACCCGCGATCGCCTGCTGGCCCTCAATCAATACCCCGGCGGCGCCAATCTGACCAAACCAACCAAAATCAGCTCAAATCAAAAATTAAACCTTAAAAACATTGTCTTCAACCTTCAGGCCCTCCTGGGGTTAAATCAACAAATGCTGGCACAGGCGGTCGGAACTCCTATCCGCTCGCTTTGGCTGGAAGAAGGCAGTATTATCTTTCGAGCCGTCATTACCAATCCCAGTACTATTATCAGCCAAACCGTTCCTTTGAAATTTTATCTGCCCCGGGAATTAAAAACCGAGGATATTGTTACTCTTGACCCCTCCTTAAATACCCAGTATGACGCGGTTGAAGATGCTTTATACGTCACCGGTTCTTATGAACTTAAACCAGAGGAAACCAAGCTTGTCTTTGTCGAAGTGCAGGATATTTGGCAACTCGCCCCGGCTGAACTGGAAACGATCAGAAAACAGGCCGCTGAACTGCTGCGCCCCATTGAAAAAACCAGCTATTTCAGCCAGGGAACTGTGCTTAAATCCCAAATCGAAGTCACTTTAGATAAAATCCTCATGGCGCAAAAAAAAGCCATCACTCCGGAGAACCGGATCCGGGCCTTTCGTGAAGCCCGGCTCGAACTTAATGGCGTCAACGCCAATATGACTCGGCTCCAGGACCTGGTCGCGGAAGCTTCGGGCACCGGCTCAATCTTCGGCTTTGTCGGCGGAGTGCAGACCGTAGCCGTCTGGGGTATTCTGCTGATTGTCATTGCCAGCTTTGTCTTTTTAACTATCTATATGCGCCAACTGAGCCGGCGGCGGCCTAAACTCAAAATAACCACTCCTGAAATTACTCCCAAACACTCCTTTTGGACCAGCCCTGCCGTCATTCCAATTATTATTATTTTCACCTCAGTTGCCACTGCCACAATTACTCAACTTTTACTTAAATCCAGGGCCGCCCCGGCCCAAATTCAGCAACTAATGCCGCCAGAGCCCTCGCCAGAGCTCGCCTCCCCCCTTGCCTCGCCGCAGCCGTCAGGCGTAGGCGGGTCGCCCGCCTCCCCATCGGCTTCCCCTAAAAACCAGAATATAAATATTAAAAATGAAAAAGAAGTCCTGGGGGAAAGCATTCCCAGCCGCCTGACCGTTCCGGAAAACAGCAGTGTTAATATCAGAAGTAAACCTAGCTCCGCTGCACCGGTAATTATGACCGTCAAAACCAGCATTGATGTTTTCGTTTTTTCCAAAAGCGATGATTGGTCACGTATCGATTTTGGCCCCAATGACGCCAATCAATCCTGGTGGGTCAGCTCGCAATTTTTAGATTAA
- the tatA gene encoding twin-arginine translocase TatA/TatE family subunit → MFKNLGTGEIIVIALVLLVLFGSKKLPELARGLGQSVKELKKAKQDLQKSLKDDEGGE, encoded by the coding sequence ATGTTTAAAAATCTAGGGACAGGTGAAATCATCGTCATTGCTCTAGTTCTCCTGGTTCTCTTTGGCAGCAAAAAGCTTCCCGAGCTGGCACGGGGCCTAGGTCAATCCGTCAAAGAACTGAAAAAAGCCAAACAAGACCTGCAAAAGTCTTTAAAAGACGATGAAGGAGGTGAATAA
- a CDS encoding HIT domain-containing protein, translating into MTDCIFCKIVAGEIPSYKIYEDKDFLAFLDIFPKTEGHTLVIPKKHVQYVWDYDNLGKYFETVGKIARHLREKSKEEIVKLVVWGWEVPHAHIHLMPGKTDKFDGRKLNPGELQDLLKKYRFNSF; encoded by the coding sequence ATGACTGACTGTATTTTTTGTAAAATTGTGGCCGGGGAAATTCCGTCATATAAAATTTACGAAGATAAAGATTTTTTGGCGTTTCTGGATATTTTCCCAAAAACCGAAGGCCATACTTTAGTGATTCCCAAAAAGCACGTTCAGTATGTCTGGGATTATGACAATTTAGGTAAATATTTTGAAACTGTGGGTAAGATTGCCAGACATTTGCGGGAAAAAAGTAAGGAAGAAATAGTTAAGTTGGTGGTTTGGGGTTGGGAAGTACCGCATGCTCACATTCACTTAATGCCGGGGAAAACGGATAAATTTGATGGCAGAAAGCTTAACCCGGGGGAACTTCAGGATTTGTTAAAGAAATATCGTTTTAACAGTTTTTAA
- a CDS encoding twin-arginine translocase subunit TatC, producing MDKDQAIAKYLPYLKEIQGKLFHVLLVFFTTGIIGFMYYQKIINFIMRIFKLEGINIMLTSPYQFIDLAINTGLLIGLIFSLPLLGYYLITFVKPALKAKEYFLLKRLYPLSLVLFVAGFLFGAWIIQLIITLYAQVTQEFSIKNLWDISSFFSQIITTGILMALVFQLPIVLSALLQLKLIQSRTLKKSRKYIYTAILVFVALLPPNDIFSLIVLTIPPLLLFELTLLLNQSLIIKE from the coding sequence ATGGACAAAGATCAAGCCATTGCCAAATACCTTCCCTATCTCAAGGAAATCCAAGGCAAGCTTTTCCATGTCCTGCTGGTATTTTTTACCACCGGCATAATCGGCTTTATGTACTATCAAAAAATCATCAACTTCATTATGCGTATTTTTAAACTGGAAGGCATCAATATCATGCTGACTTCGCCCTATCAATTTATTGATTTAGCCATAAACACCGGCTTGCTTATCGGGCTGATTTTTTCTCTCCCCCTATTAGGTTATTATCTGATTACCTTTGTCAAACCGGCGCTGAAAGCCAAAGAGTATTTTCTTCTAAAACGCCTTTATCCCTTAAGTTTAGTTCTGTTTGTGGCCGGTTTTCTTTTCGGCGCCTGGATTATCCAACTCATTATCACCCTCTACGCCCAAGTAACACAGGAATTCTCGATCAAAAACCTGTGGGATATCAGTAGTTTCTTCTCCCAAATTATCACTACCGGTATCTTAATGGCTTTGGTTTTTCAGCTGCCGATTGTCCTTTCTGCCCTGCTCCAACTCAAATTGATCCAGTCCCGGACCCTAAAAAAATCCCGGAAATATATTTATACGGCTATTCTTGTCTTTGTTGCCTTGTTGCCCCCAAATGACATTTTCTCTCTAATTGTCTTAACAATTCCCCCTTTACTTCTTTTTGAGCTGACGTTATTATTGAACCAATCATTAATTATTAAAGAATAA
- a CDS encoding right-handed parallel beta-helix repeat-containing protein, with product MATLTFFKTERVIQVDSPQTVVTAQDLLNQIRLYEEKPINLDYGTIANAYGKQPLGGSSYVGITLELINDWRIAFEARNGPDTVLCTVSGGNLVAINQYSNNPIKPTAFTQVVIAQSSSPTIIQSSTDYATLYLLESLTGRSKSIGGIYYWNPTSGSDGNDGLTPAKAVASFAKAQTLASGGTGDIIFALATATGGITTVTEKLNITKNNLKLRGAGYSFQLVPTSPGTPTLTVGADNVEISGFYITTATSGTDNAITITGDNTLIEGCWIKSTSGHGIDLSSSSRTQIATCAIENCTANGINIGPTTTLASIKQCIITGNSDGIDLSGSGVADNIFENNLIYNNSGYGIDIGSGVTRTGVRLNHTFSGNTAGSTRDLGTSTFIETQAGGASPTEIADTVWDEVIAGHATVGTAAKILKDIKTKATLASLR from the coding sequence ATGGCCACACTGACATTTTTCAAAACCGAGCGGGTCATTCAGGTCGATTCACCCCAAACCGTGGTCACTGCCCAGGATTTACTTAATCAAATCCGGCTCTACGAAGAAAAACCCATTAACCTGGATTACGGAACGATTGCCAACGCTTACGGCAAACAACCCTTGGGCGGCAGCTCGTACGTGGGGATCACTTTGGAACTAATCAATGACTGGCGGATTGCTTTTGAGGCCAGAAACGGCCCGGACACCGTTCTGTGCACGGTTTCCGGCGGCAACTTAGTCGCCATCAACCAATACAGTAATAACCCGATCAAACCCACCGCTTTTACCCAGGTGGTTATTGCCCAATCCTCTTCCCCGACAATCATCCAGTCCAGCACCGATTATGCTACTCTCTATCTCTTGGAATCGCTCACCGGCCGGAGTAAATCCATCGGCGGTATTTATTACTGGAATCCCACTTCCGGCAGTGACGGTAATGACGGTTTAACCCCGGCTAAGGCCGTGGCTTCGTTTGCCAAAGCCCAAACTTTGGCCTCTGGCGGTACCGGCGATATTATTTTTGCCTTAGCCACGGCTACCGGCGGTATCACTACGGTCACGGAAAAATTAAATATTACTAAAAATAATCTTAAGCTTCGGGGTGCCGGTTATTCTTTTCAGTTAGTCCCCACCTCCCCCGGAACTCCGACGCTTACGGTCGGAGCGGACAACGTGGAAATCTCCGGCTTTTATATCACCACGGCTACGAGCGGGACTGACAACGCGATTACCATTACCGGCGATAACACCCTAATTGAAGGCTGCTGGATTAAATCAACCAGCGGCCACGGCATTGATTTATCTTCCAGCTCCCGGACCCAAATTGCCACCTGTGCCATTGAAAACTGCACTGCTAATGGTATTAATATCGGCCCTACGACTACCTTAGCCAGTATCAAACAATGTATCATTACCGGCAATAGTGACGGCATTGACCTGTCCGGTTCGGGTGTGGCTGATAACATTTTTGAAAATAACTTGATTTACAATAATTCCGGTTATGGCATCGACATCGGCAGCGGAGTCACCCGCACCGGCGTTCGACTAAACCACACTTTTTCCGGTAATACCGCCGGCTCCACCCGGGATCTGGGCACCAGCACCTTTATTGAAACCCAGGCAGGTGGCGCTTCGCCAACGGAAATTGCCGACACTGTCTGGGATGAAGTGATTGCCGGCCACGCCACTGTTGGAACGGCCGCTAAAATCCTCAAAGATATCAAAACCAAGGCCACCCTGGCCTCGCTCAGATAA
- the tsaD gene encoding tRNA (adenosine(37)-N6)-threonylcarbamoyltransferase complex transferase subunit TsaD, which produces MKPPLILAIDTSCDETCAAVSYGRQILSNVISSQINIHAKYGGVVPHLAKRAHLEKIEFVVTEALKRSVLKGLKLRQQPEKNSKRTDLTGIDAVAVTVGPGLAPALEVGVNFAKNLAQKLNKPLIAVNHLEGHLLSCLANMTGTVPYIFPAIGLIVSGGHTELVLVKSIGHYQLLGQTLDDAAGEALDKLAKMLQLGYPGGPIIEELAKLGNPDAIKLPVPLQHSNDLNFSFSGLKTAAMYIIQKRNTPGVKDVHTPGVKSSEVKFVYDLCASFQQAIAKSLTTKLIFAIDHYYPASLLLGGGVLSNLYFRRQIRQSVNLPLYLPKNKKLFTDNAAMICIPAYYKFLKKDFVKDISTLDRQPNLNF; this is translated from the coding sequence ATGAAACCGCCTTTAATTCTCGCCATCGACACTTCCTGCGATGAAACCTGCGCCGCCGTTTCCTACGGACGCCAGATTTTAAGTAATGTCATTTCTTCCCAGATTAACATCCATGCCAAATACGGCGGCGTTGTCCCCCACTTAGCCAAGCGTGCCCACCTGGAAAAAATTGAATTTGTGGTAACTGAAGCCCTGAAAAGGTCTGTCCTTAAAGGACTCAAGTTGCGTCAGCAACCTGAAAAGAATTCAAAAAGGACAGACCTTACTGGAATTGATGCCGTCGCCGTGACGGTCGGCCCCGGCCTTGCTCCAGCCTTAGAAGTCGGTGTTAATTTTGCCAAAAACTTGGCCCAAAAACTAAATAAACCTTTAATTGCTGTCAACCACCTCGAAGGCCACCTGCTTTCCTGTCTGGCAAATATGACAGGTACCGTACCTTACATATTTCCGGCTATCGGGCTGATTGTTTCCGGCGGGCATACCGAACTGGTGCTGGTGAAATCCATCGGCCACTACCAACTCTTAGGTCAAACTCTCGACGATGCCGCCGGCGAAGCCTTAGACAAACTGGCTAAAATGCTGCAACTCGGCTACCCCGGCGGCCCGATTATTGAAGAATTGGCCAAGCTTGGTAATCCCGACGCTATCAAACTTCCTGTTCCTCTCCAACACTCCAATGATCTAAACTTTTCTTTCTCCGGCTTAAAAACCGCCGCCATGTATATTATTCAGAAAAGAAACACACCCGGTGTGAAAGATGTTCACACACCGGGTGTGAAATCCTCGGAAGTGAAATTCGTTTACGATCTCTGCGCTTCTTTCCAACAAGCTATTGCCAAAAGCCTAACCACCAAACTCATCTTTGCCATCGACCACTATTACCCTGCTTCCCTTCTTCTCGGCGGCGGCGTCCTCTCCAACCTTTATTTTCGCCGCCAAATCCGCCAAAGCGTCAATCTGCCGCTTTATTTGCCCAAAAATAAGAAGCTTTTTACTGACAACGCCGCCATGATTTGTATTCCGGCTTATTATAAATTCTTAAAAAAAGACTTTGTTAAAGACATCAGCACACTTGACCGCCAACCCAACTTAAATTTTTAG
- a CDS encoding twin-arginine translocase TatA/TatE family subunit: MFNNIGLGEIIIIALVLMLFFGGNKLPELARGIHRATQEFRHALKDDDQPQVKKSRPKKA, from the coding sequence ATGTTTAACAATATAGGCTTGGGCGAAATCATCATCATCGCCTTAGTTTTAATGCTTTTTTTTGGCGGCAATAAACTACCGGAACTCGCCCGGGGCATCCACCGTGCCACTCAAGAATTCCGCCACGCACTTAAGGATGATGATCAACCGCAAGTAAAAAAATCCAGACCAAAAAAGGCCTAG